A genome region from Candidatus Eisenbacteria bacterium includes the following:
- a CDS encoding polysaccharide deacetylase family protein: MNLVHSPWLARWFGSDVRCRFEHVEGRFALTFDDGPSPTATPRLLDVLARHGASATFFVLEPHARRHAAIVRRAHEAGHELGVHARDHLPPALMPRALLRRQIEETAGAIEDACGERAVSYRAPFGMLRRSQARWVRSLGYFPVLGDVYPEDPHVNDAARIAGETLRRLRAGSIVILHDASVFGDASRSPTLEAVDLILDAAARMGLRAVSVRELREAPGPAG; encoded by the coding sequence ATGAACCTCGTCCACTCGCCATGGCTCGCGCGCTGGTTCGGCTCCGACGTCCGGTGCCGCTTCGAGCACGTCGAGGGGCGTTTCGCGCTCACCTTCGACGACGGGCCGAGCCCCACGGCGACGCCCCGGCTGCTCGACGTGCTCGCGCGGCACGGCGCGAGCGCCACGTTCTTCGTGCTCGAGCCGCACGCGAGACGCCACGCGGCAATCGTGCGGCGCGCGCACGAGGCCGGTCACGAGCTGGGCGTGCACGCCCGCGACCACCTGCCGCCCGCGCTCATGCCGCGCGCGCTGCTGCGGCGCCAGATCGAGGAGACCGCCGGGGCGATCGAGGACGCCTGCGGCGAACGAGCGGTCAGCTACCGGGCGCCCTTCGGCATGCTGCGCCGCTCGCAGGCGCGCTGGGTCCGGTCGCTCGGCTACTTTCCGGTGCTGGGCGACGTCTATCCGGAGGATCCGCACGTCAACGACGCCGCGCGGATCGCCGGCGAGACGCTGCGGCGGTTGCGCGCCGGCTCGATCGTGATCCTGCACGACGCGAGCGTCTTCGGCGACGCCTCGCGTTCGCCGACCCTCGAGGCCGTGGACCTGATCCTCGACGCCGCCGCGCGCATGGGCCTGCGCGCCGTGTCGGTGCGCGAGTTACGCGAGGCGCCGGGGCCCGCGGGCTGA
- a CDS encoding MBL fold metallo-hydrolase, with the protein MPASSAPRPMFRDAAVIVLVRGRGSGLEVFWVRRGDAVPVQPGFQAFIGGKVDGADAELPLPGVADEAERAARACAIRETLEETGVLVGVHGAADAGARAAARARLLAGGVSLAAIAREHGWSFDPAELEFAGRWRTPVFAPVRFDTLYYLARVPEGQEPEILPGELAQGEWVRPADALARWERGEVTFVAPILWSLRAIAAGEDGLAARLAEGPEVTGRPVRRIEMQHGVVMHPMRTRPLPPARHTNAYLIGVRDLTLVDPGAGEPAELEALFALAGMLEREGRRVTTVIVTHHHPDHTGGVEACRERFGARVAGHAALAPHVKLDTVLADGDLVRLSPGDPAWDLHVLATPGHTRDSLSLWRPASRALFCGDLVPGGPGSVIIDPPDGDMGQYLASLERLAALNPGTLFPAHGSPQGAAVRRIRQLIEHRRGREAKVRAALRPAPRAIAELLPEAYADTPPDLWPLAERSLLAHLQLLEREGRAAREGDLWRGAGEA; encoded by the coding sequence ATGCCCGCGAGTTCCGCACCCAGGCCGATGTTTCGCGACGCCGCCGTGATCGTGCTGGTGCGCGGCCGCGGCTCCGGGCTCGAGGTCTTCTGGGTGCGGCGCGGCGATGCCGTCCCCGTTCAGCCGGGCTTTCAGGCGTTCATCGGCGGCAAGGTGGACGGGGCCGACGCCGAGCTGCCGCTGCCCGGCGTCGCCGACGAGGCCGAGCGCGCCGCGCGCGCCTGCGCCATCCGCGAGACGCTCGAGGAGACCGGCGTGCTGGTCGGCGTGCACGGCGCCGCCGACGCCGGCGCGCGGGCCGCGGCGCGCGCGCGGCTGCTGGCCGGCGGCGTGTCGCTCGCGGCGATCGCGCGCGAGCACGGCTGGAGCTTCGATCCCGCCGAGCTCGAGTTCGCGGGCCGCTGGCGGACGCCGGTGTTCGCGCCGGTGCGCTTCGACACCCTTTACTACCTGGCGCGCGTGCCCGAGGGCCAGGAGCCGGAGATCCTTCCCGGCGAGCTCGCGCAAGGGGAGTGGGTGAGGCCCGCCGACGCGCTCGCGCGCTGGGAGCGCGGCGAGGTCACGTTCGTCGCGCCCATCCTGTGGTCGCTGCGCGCCATCGCCGCGGGGGAGGACGGCCTCGCCGCCCGGCTCGCCGAAGGGCCCGAGGTGACCGGCCGGCCCGTGCGGCGCATCGAGATGCAGCATGGCGTCGTGATGCACCCGATGCGCACCCGACCCCTGCCGCCCGCCCGGCACACGAACGCCTACCTGATCGGCGTTCGCGACCTGACGCTCGTGGACCCCGGCGCCGGCGAGCCGGCCGAGCTGGAGGCGCTGTTCGCCCTCGCCGGCATGCTCGAGCGCGAAGGCCGCCGCGTGACGACCGTCATTGTCACGCACCATCACCCCGACCACACCGGCGGCGTCGAGGCGTGCCGCGAACGCTTCGGCGCGCGCGTCGCCGGCCACGCCGCGCTCGCGCCGCACGTGAAGCTCGACACCGTGCTCGCCGACGGCGATCTCGTGCGGCTCTCGCCCGGCGATCCCGCGTGGGACCTGCACGTGCTCGCGACGCCCGGGCACACGCGCGACTCGCTCAGCCTGTGGCGGCCCGCGAGCCGGGCGCTCTTCTGCGGCGACCTCGTGCCGGGCGGGCCCGGCAGCGTGATCATCGATCCGCCCGACGGCGACATGGGGCAGTACCTCGCCTCGCTCGAACGCCTCGCGGCGCTGAACCCCGGAACGCTGTTCCCGGCGCACGGCTCGCCGCAGGGCGCGGCCGTGCGCCGCATTCGTCAGCTCATCGAGCACCGGCGCGGCCGCGAGGCGAAAGTGCGCGCCGCGCTGCGCCCGGCGCCGCGTGCGATCGCCGAGCTGCTGCCCGAGGCCTACGCCGACACGCCGCCCGATCTGTGGCCGCTCGCCGAGCGCTCGCTGCTCGCGCACCTGCAACTGCTCGAGCGCGAGGGCCGCGCCGCGCGCGAGGGCGACCTCTGGCGGGGCGCGGGCGAAGCGTAG
- a CDS encoding 1-acyl-sn-glycerol-3-phosphate acyltransferase — translation MERAIRAVGGVFYALLRLVLGSAVRLYYRRIEFRHAELLPPRGPLLVVANHPASLTDVLVLGAAVPRRLHFVAYSGLFAHPLLGFALRLAGTVPVYRHEDAAEQMHRNVEMFAECNRLLREGGAVLIFPEGTSRSDRKVERLKTGAARMALAYEFAPEGAGDLVLLPIGLHFEERTAFRSDVLVTAGVPIPLADLREPNARDPAAAVRELTDRIQGSLEKLILNVPSAELAQLVRDIERLYLDDLREATPGAAELTLARGIADAIEFFRRNDPVRLHRIWVEVTAYRRKLAALDLRDQAVRELGGSRATAPRLVATFLVGAPFALAGALLNWLPYRLCGPIGQLFAPDPTRVAFARIVCGVVLFPLAYAGVALALRHGAHWGLVPIAALLAASIPLGLASLGWFGWLRRERHRLRLTFLLSSNRPLVARLRLERRRIVRMLDAARKDYQAGLAVAGEGSTGK, via the coding sequence ATGGAGCGCGCGATCCGGGCGGTGGGCGGCGTCTTCTACGCGCTGCTGCGGCTAGTGCTGGGAAGCGCGGTGCGGCTCTACTACCGCCGCATCGAGTTCCGGCACGCCGAACTCCTGCCGCCCCGCGGGCCGCTGCTGGTGGTCGCGAACCATCCCGCGTCGCTCACCGACGTGCTCGTGCTCGGCGCCGCGGTGCCGCGGCGGCTGCACTTCGTCGCCTACAGCGGACTGTTCGCGCACCCGCTGCTCGGTTTCGCCCTGCGCCTCGCCGGCACGGTGCCCGTTTACCGTCACGAGGACGCGGCCGAACAGATGCACCGCAACGTCGAGATGTTCGCGGAGTGCAACCGCCTGCTGCGCGAAGGGGGAGCGGTGCTGATCTTTCCCGAGGGCACGAGCCGCAGCGATCGCAAGGTCGAGCGCCTCAAGACCGGCGCCGCCCGCATGGCTCTCGCCTACGAGTTCGCGCCGGAGGGCGCCGGCGACCTCGTGCTGCTGCCCATCGGCCTGCATTTCGAGGAGCGCACAGCGTTCCGCAGCGACGTGCTGGTGACGGCCGGCGTGCCGATCCCGCTGGCGGACCTGCGGGAGCCGAACGCGCGGGATCCGGCGGCCGCCGTCCGCGAGCTGACGGACCGCATCCAGGGATCGCTCGAGAAGCTCATCCTCAACGTGCCGTCGGCCGAGCTCGCGCAGCTCGTGCGCGACATCGAGCGGCTCTACCTCGACGACCTGCGCGAGGCCACTCCCGGCGCGGCGGAGCTGACGCTCGCGCGGGGCATCGCCGACGCCATCGAGTTCTTCCGGCGCAACGACCCCGTCCGGCTCCACCGCATCTGGGTGGAGGTGACCGCCTACCGGCGAAAGCTCGCCGCGCTCGACCTGCGCGACCAGGCCGTGCGCGAACTGGGCGGCTCGCGCGCGACCGCGCCGCGGCTGGTGGCGACGTTCCTCGTGGGTGCGCCCTTCGCGCTCGCCGGCGCGCTGCTCAACTGGCTGCCGTACCGGCTGTGCGGGCCGATCGGGCAGCTCTTCGCGCCCGACCCGACGCGCGTCGCTTTCGCCCGCATCGTCTGCGGCGTGGTGCTGTTTCCGCTCGCCTACGCCGGCGTCGCGCTGGCGCTGCGGCACGGCGCGCACTGGGGGCTCGTGCCCATCGCCGCCCTTCTCGCCGCATCCATTCCGCTCGGACTCGCCTCCCTCGGCTGGTTCGGGTGGCTGCGGCGCGAGCGGCACCGCCTGCGCCTGACGTTCCTGCTCTCGTCGAACCGCCCGCTGGTCGCGCGGCTGCGCCTCGAGCGGCGCCGGATCGTGCGGATGCTCGATGCCGCCCGCAAGGACTACCAGGCCGGCCTCGCGGTGGCGGGCGAAGGGAGCACCGGGAAATGA
- a CDS encoding DMT family transporter: MPFLLAFASSLLYGSADFLGGWASRRGPVLAVTAASQAIGLLALLAAALAAGGALRPEAGGWAVAAGVSGSVGVLLLYRALAVGTVSTVAPVISMIAIFLPVAFGLLAGERPGPAALTGIALGVLAVALIGAGERGGGTRAFPTPAALATAVASGLFVGGFLVCIGRIPAGSGLWPLALARAVGTVALSLALLARRGEARVPRGLWPAIAGCGAFDVTANLLYWLAARHGPRSLMATLVSLAPASTVVLARLVMHERLAKLQQAGVALALVAIALLAQGMP; encoded by the coding sequence ATGCCGTTCCTGCTCGCGTTCGCCTCGTCGCTGCTCTACGGCTCGGCCGATTTTCTCGGCGGCTGGGCTTCGCGCCGCGGCCCGGTGCTGGCGGTGACCGCGGCCTCGCAGGCGATCGGGCTGCTCGCGCTGCTCGCCGCCGCCCTCGCCGCCGGCGGCGCGCTGCGGCCCGAGGCGGGCGGCTGGGCCGTCGCGGCCGGGGTTTCGGGAAGCGTCGGCGTGCTGCTGCTCTACCGCGCGCTCGCGGTCGGCACGGTCAGCACCGTCGCGCCCGTCATCTCGATGATCGCCATCTTCCTGCCCGTCGCCTTCGGGCTGCTCGCGGGCGAGCGTCCCGGGCCCGCCGCGCTCACCGGCATCGCGCTCGGCGTGCTCGCGGTCGCGCTGATCGGCGCTGGCGAGCGCGGCGGCGGGACGCGCGCGTTCCCGACGCCCGCGGCGCTCGCCACCGCGGTCGCGAGCGGCCTGTTCGTCGGCGGCTTTCTCGTCTGCATCGGTCGCATCCCCGCGGGCAGCGGCCTGTGGCCGCTCGCGCTCGCCCGCGCGGTGGGCACCGTCGCGCTCTCGCTCGCGCTGCTCGCGCGCCGCGGCGAAGCGCGGGTGCCGCGCGGGCTGTGGCCGGCCATCGCCGGCTGCGGCGCGTTCGACGTGACGGCGAACCTGCTCTACTGGCTCGCCGCCCGGCACGGGCCCCGGAGCCTCATGGCCACGCTCGTCTCGCTCGCGCCCGCCAGCACCGTGGTGCTCGCCCGGCTCGTGATGCACGAGCGCCTCGCGAAGCTCCAGCAGGCCGGCGTGGCGCTCGCGCTCGTCGCGATCGCGCTGCTCGCGCAGGGGATGCCGTAG